One genomic segment of Paenibacillus durus includes these proteins:
- a CDS encoding CopG family ribbon-helix-helix protein, whose product MANLQNTKRIMISLPDHLLQEVDGIVQMENSNRSELIRQAMKLYLSERRKRSIRESMQRGYMEMAKINLTMACEAFLAEEDADSTLGRLVSGV is encoded by the coding sequence TTGGCCAATTTGCAAAACACCAAAAGAATCATGATCAGCTTGCCCGATCATCTCTTGCAGGAGGTTGACGGAATTGTCCAAATGGAGAATTCCAATCGCAGTGAATTGATCCGGCAAGCCATGAAGCTGTATCTCAGCGAACGGAGGAAGCGTTCCATAAGGGAGTCCATGCAGCGCGGATACATGGAAATGGCTAAGATCAACTTGACCATGGCATGTGAAGCGTTCCTTGCCGAGGAAGATGCAGACAGTACTCTTGGCCGCTTAGTAAGCGGGGTGTAG
- a CDS encoding DUF3600 domain-containing protein — translation MKLEQELREALREESRGWTAPTELKDRILNHKSLKPEGRRMKKWIAAGILAAVLLVPTGAYAGYHYLADSVYGSQERLEPFGGTQQQYDHLEEKLQAAKQSFEPQEFAKLMSLLKQLGDYNLKMADDKGVLHPEQLSSGDQEAYKKLIAELEPYFEKLNAEGTGNGGVKETGQQADSAAFWKKALAHGEKNLSNQDLAKVNGIIDEIQKIEVKPDGSDRAFTAQEAEHLKELIRQLEPYQDQLGIKLKPIK, via the coding sequence ATGAAGCTTGAGCAAGAGCTGCGAGAGGCATTGCGGGAAGAAAGCAGGGGCTGGACGGCTCCTACGGAACTGAAGGACAGAATATTAAATCACAAATCACTGAAACCGGAGGGAAGAAGAATGAAAAAATGGATTGCGGCAGGCATTCTGGCCGCCGTGCTGCTCGTTCCTACTGGAGCGTATGCCGGGTACCATTATCTGGCTGACTCCGTATACGGCTCGCAGGAGCGGCTGGAGCCATTCGGCGGCACCCAGCAGCAGTATGACCATCTGGAGGAGAAGCTGCAAGCGGCAAAGCAGAGCTTTGAACCGCAGGAGTTCGCAAAGCTGATGTCTCTGCTTAAACAATTGGGCGATTATAACCTGAAGATGGCCGATGACAAGGGAGTGCTGCATCCTGAGCAGCTAAGCTCCGGAGATCAGGAAGCCTATAAGAAGCTGATCGCGGAGCTGGAGCCTTATTTTGAGAAGCTGAACGCAGAGGGGACCGGGAATGGGGGTGTGAAGGAAACCGGGCAGCAGGCGGACAGCGCTGCGTTCTGGAAAAAGGCGTTGGCCCACGGGGAGAAGAACCTCAGTAATCAGGATCTTGCCAAAGTGAATGGAATTATCGACGAAATTCAAAAGATAGAGGTAAAGCCGGACGGCAGCGATCGCGCGTTTACGGCTCAAGAGGCCGAGCATCTTAAAGAACTGATCCGACAGTTGGAACCCTACCAAGATCAACTGGGGATTAAACTGAAGCCGATAAAGTAA
- a CDS encoding helix-turn-helix domain-containing protein, producing MEYKKYTLHCKLDEILKEHGNMSVLKLSKEIGHRRTTIMELMHNSNMEKKKISAVLIMKLCLYFDISPNELFEVRRKE from the coding sequence ATGGAATATAAGAAATATACACTCCATTGCAAATTGGACGAGATTTTAAAAGAACACGGTAATATGTCTGTTTTGAAATTATCAAAAGAGATTGGTCACCGCAGAACTACGATTATGGAATTGATGCATAACAGCAACATGGAGAAGAAAAAAATCTCTGCAGTGCTGATTATGAAGTTATGTTTATACTTCGACATCAGCCCCAATGAATTGTTTGAGGTTCGCCGAAAAGAGTAA
- the alr gene encoding alanine racemase, which yields MQESYRPTVAEIDLDALRANYESFRRHLPAGVKFMVCVKGNAYGHGAVEVTRELERLGADYVSVAFLDEAIELRQAGIVLPILVLGYTPPEAIAAAWENDVTVTLFTPEVLEAASKLPFNDSRKLKVHIKIDSGMGRLGLLPDDAPLFIDKAQRVRQIELEGMFTHFAKADEADKSYTLEQYRRFMGVTEALRERQIHIPIIHTGNSATAIDTPHLSPNMVRVGVSIYGFYPSTEVNRQQVELHPVMTLKTKAVYVKSLPESWGVSYGTRYRAVSGEYIATLPIGYADGYSRMLSGKAEVLIRGRRVPVVGTICMDQCMVSLKSFANEAEQIKAGEEVVLIGRQAGVSITADELALLLGTIHYEVTCMLAHRVPRVYIREGSAPRLVNALIQTPSPNPVS from the coding sequence GTGCAAGAAAGTTATCGACCGACTGTGGCCGAGATTGATTTGGATGCCTTGCGTGCCAATTACGAAAGCTTTCGGCGGCATTTGCCGGCGGGAGTGAAGTTTATGGTATGCGTCAAAGGCAATGCATACGGCCACGGGGCCGTGGAAGTGACGCGTGAACTGGAACGACTGGGTGCGGACTATGTAAGCGTGGCTTTTCTGGATGAGGCGATCGAGCTGCGCCAGGCGGGAATTGTCCTGCCGATTCTAGTGCTTGGCTATACGCCGCCGGAAGCTATTGCCGCCGCCTGGGAGAACGATGTGACCGTGACGCTTTTTACCCCGGAAGTGCTGGAAGCGGCATCTAAACTTCCTTTCAATGACAGCCGGAAGTTGAAGGTGCATATCAAGATTGACAGCGGCATGGGCCGGCTCGGGCTTCTTCCGGATGATGCTCCGCTGTTCATCGACAAGGCGCAGCGTGTCCGGCAGATCGAATTGGAGGGGATGTTCACACATTTTGCCAAAGCGGATGAAGCAGACAAAAGCTATACACTGGAGCAGTACCGACGATTCATGGGCGTGACGGAAGCGCTTCGGGAAAGACAGATTCATATCCCGATCATACATACGGGCAACAGCGCTACGGCCATTGACACCCCTCATTTATCTCCGAACATGGTGCGTGTGGGCGTCAGCATATACGGATTCTACCCGTCAACTGAGGTGAACAGACAGCAGGTCGAGCTGCACCCGGTCATGACGCTGAAGACGAAAGCCGTCTATGTAAAAAGCCTGCCGGAGAGCTGGGGCGTCAGCTACGGAACCCGCTACCGCGCAGTCAGCGGCGAATATATCGCCACGCTACCCATCGGGTACGCGGACGGATATTCCCGCATGCTGAGCGGTAAGGCAGAGGTGCTAATACGCGGCCGCCGCGTTCCTGTCGTCGGAACCATCTGCATGGACCAGTGTATGGTATCGCTCAAATCTTTCGCCAATGAGGCGGAACAAATCAAAGCCGGCGAAGAGGTTGTACTCATCGGCCGCCAGGCTGGCGTCTCCATTACGGCAGACGAGCTGGCACTCCTTCTTGGAACGATTCACTACGAGGTGACCTGCATGCTGGCCCATCGGGTGCCGCGCGTTTATATTCGCGAAGGCTCGGCTCCCCGTCTGGTAAATGCCTTAATTCAAACCCCAAGCCCCAATCCTGTAAGCTAA
- a CDS encoding S-layer homology domain-containing protein, producing the protein MMNRHTFRHNAKKMTIACGILAASVLFGASAFAFSDLKGDPAEAKINALHEAGVINGVTSQLFAPKSKMTYGQAVQLIVSGLALEQNPAAEGASKASDYFTKVDDKSWYATSFLIAVQNGLPLDKAVNPNAAVSRANFAQLLDAALKAKGDFPVTEMYFNIADGGKLSAEAGASLQTLLNMRIISLGTEGKFRPNDPITRSEAAAWVHDARAYVQRMLGTIDDGDDSASTGQPADIKVEKVADGVNKVSVTVGNLPNPGYGLTIAKIEFGEGKKAVIYYEVTKPGPGMYPQVISKATAVAYLPEGYAASAKPMPGSYTPPEPDAPQF; encoded by the coding sequence ATGATGAACAGACACACATTCAGGCACAATGCCAAAAAAATGACCATAGCATGCGGGATTTTGGCAGCGTCGGTATTATTCGGAGCGTCGGCCTTCGCTTTTTCCGACCTGAAGGGAGATCCGGCTGAGGCCAAGATCAACGCATTGCATGAAGCCGGAGTGATTAACGGGGTGACCAGTCAACTCTTTGCTCCCAAGTCCAAAATGACATACGGCCAGGCTGTCCAGCTTATTGTTAGCGGGCTTGCGCTTGAACAAAATCCGGCGGCGGAAGGAGCGTCTAAGGCAAGCGATTATTTTACCAAGGTGGATGATAAGTCCTGGTATGCTACTTCATTCCTGATCGCCGTGCAGAATGGCCTGCCGCTGGATAAAGCGGTCAATCCGAATGCGGCGGTTTCCCGCGCCAATTTTGCTCAGCTGCTGGATGCAGCCTTGAAGGCCAAGGGCGATTTTCCCGTGACGGAGATGTATTTCAATATCGCTGACGGCGGCAAACTGAGCGCGGAGGCAGGCGCCAGTCTCCAGACGCTCCTCAACATGCGCATTATTTCGCTGGGAACGGAGGGGAAATTCCGTCCGAATGATCCTATTACCCGCTCGGAGGCAGCCGCCTGGGTGCATGATGCGAGAGCCTACGTTCAGCGCATGCTGGGAACGATTGATGATGGAGACGATTCCGCAAGTACGGGCCAACCCGCAGACATCAAAGTGGAAAAAGTGGCGGATGGCGTGAATAAAGTGTCGGTTACCGTCGGCAATTTGCCCAATCCGGGGTACGGCCTGACGATTGCGAAAATCGAGTTTGGCGAGGGGAAAAAGGCCGTCATTTATTATGAAGTCACCAAGCCGGGACCAGGGATGTATCCGCAGGTAATATCCAAAGCGACAGCCGTCGCTTATCTGCCGGAAGGCTATGCGGCTAGCGCCAAGCCAATGCCCGGATCGTATACGCCGCCGGAGCCGGACGCTCCGCAGTTCTGA
- the rpiB gene encoding ribose 5-phosphate isomerase B, giving the protein MKIAVAGDHAGFSLKEEVKALLTSQGHEVVDFGTHSEEACDLPDYIYPAALAVAEGKVDRGIFIDGVGYGSAMIANKIYGVYAAVCQDPFCAELARSHSNTNVLCIGGKIIGSAIALEIVKVWMTTDHLGDVEKYKRRVDKVVEISEKHLKKLSEL; this is encoded by the coding sequence ATGAAAATTGCGGTTGCGGGCGATCATGCGGGTTTTTCCTTAAAAGAAGAAGTAAAGGCTTTACTAACCAGCCAAGGGCATGAGGTAGTGGATTTCGGAACGCATAGTGAGGAAGCTTGCGATTTGCCCGATTATATTTATCCTGCGGCTTTGGCAGTGGCGGAAGGGAAGGTGGACCGCGGGATTTTTATTGATGGTGTAGGCTATGGAAGCGCTATGATTGCTAATAAAATCTATGGGGTGTACGCGGCGGTTTGTCAGGACCCGTTCTGTGCGGAATTGGCGCGGTCTCACTCCAACACCAACGTACTATGCATCGGCGGAAAAATTATCGGCTCGGCTATCGCCCTCGAAATCGTAAAGGTGTGGATGACGACTGACCACCTGGGAGATGTTGAGAAATACAAGCGCCGCGTGGATAAAGTAGTTGAAATATCGGAGAAGCATTTGAAAAAATTGTCCGAGCTCTAA
- a CDS encoding outer membrane lipoprotein-sorting protein produces the protein MRRIAWVLAIIMSVTLIMTGCGKKDSASVVKDLNNVADKLESKTGAYQGEGTMTLYTGEQPQEYKVEVWYKNPSYYRISLANVQKNITQIVLRNDEGVFVLTPSLGKSFRFQSDWPDNQGQVYLYQTLVKGIVADNNRQFVDDKDSYVFEVAANYQSSALVRQKIWLDKKTYAPKQVQVSDSEAKVVVDVKFNKFAFNPEFSADSFDMQKNMASGGTSENTVAQVDENGNPLPAAQTQEGTQAQANADLGDFGIIEPGYTPEGVTFKDSNKVENSDNHAVLLRYDGTYQYTIMESRPLDQAVSLAPGTLVDLGFTAGLLTGDEQLTLTWMSGDGVEFRITSANLPRSEMMEIAASMQDQTGK, from the coding sequence ATGCGCCGGATTGCATGGGTACTCGCGATCATTATGAGCGTTACCCTGATCATGACAGGCTGCGGGAAGAAGGACTCCGCATCTGTGGTTAAGGATTTGAACAACGTTGCCGACAAGCTGGAGAGCAAGACGGGAGCCTATCAGGGGGAGGGCACAATGACCCTCTATACCGGCGAGCAGCCTCAGGAATACAAGGTTGAGGTATGGTATAAAAACCCTTCCTACTATCGCATCAGTCTGGCCAATGTGCAGAAGAACATTACGCAGATCGTCCTTCGCAACGATGAAGGCGTGTTCGTGCTGACACCGAGCCTCGGCAAGAGCTTCCGCTTCCAAAGCGACTGGCCGGACAACCAAGGGCAGGTCTACCTGTATCAGACGCTGGTGAAAGGCATCGTCGCCGACAACAACCGCCAGTTCGTGGATGACAAAGACAGCTATGTATTCGAAGTAGCCGCTAATTATCAGAGCAGCGCCTTGGTGCGTCAGAAGATCTGGCTAGACAAAAAGACCTATGCGCCCAAGCAGGTACAGGTATCCGATTCGGAAGCCAAGGTTGTGGTGGACGTGAAGTTCAACAAGTTCGCTTTCAATCCGGAGTTTTCCGCAGATTCTTTTGATATGCAGAAGAATATGGCTTCGGGGGGAACGTCGGAAAATACGGTGGCACAGGTCGACGAGAACGGCAATCCGCTGCCTGCCGCCCAAACCCAAGAGGGAACGCAGGCCCAGGCGAACGCGGACCTCGGCGATTTCGGCATTATCGAGCCGGGTTATACTCCGGAAGGCGTGACGTTCAAGGATTCCAATAAAGTCGAGAACAGTGACAATCACGCCGTCCTTCTGCGGTATGACGGAACTTACCAGTATACGATCATGGAATCGCGCCCGCTGGATCAAGCCGTGTCGCTCGCGCCGGGAACACTCGTCGATCTTGGTTTTACGGCGGGACTGCTGACCGGGGATGAACAGCTGACCTTGACTTGGATGTCGGGCGATGGAGTGGAGTTCCGGATTACAAGCGCGAACCTTCCTCGTAGTGAAATGATGGAAATAGCCGCTTCTATGCAGGATCAAACGGGTAAATAA
- a CDS encoding type II toxin-antitoxin system PemK/MazF family toxin yields MIVKRGDVFFADLSPVVGSEQGGVRPVLVIQNDIGNRFSPTVIVAAITAQIQKAKLPTHVEIDASSHGFDRDSVILLEQVRTIDKQRLTDKITHLDDETMKKVDDSLQISLGLIDF; encoded by the coding sequence TTGATCGTAAAACGCGGCGATGTTTTCTTTGCCGATCTTTCGCCGGTAGTTGGTTCCGAGCAGGGCGGAGTAAGGCCTGTTCTCGTCATTCAGAACGATATTGGCAATCGCTTTAGTCCAACGGTAATTGTTGCGGCAATTACCGCACAGATCCAGAAGGCCAAGCTGCCAACTCATGTGGAAATTGACGCGTCATCCCACGGCTTTGACCGGGATTCCGTCATTTTGCTGGAACAGGTTCGGACGATCGACAAGCAGCGCTTGACGGATAAGATCACCCATCTTGACGATGAAACGATGAAAAAGGTGGATGACTCGCTGCAGATCAGTCTGGGTCTAATTGATTTTTAA
- a CDS encoding cupin domain-containing protein yields MEKKELIQFQEYQTDRFTKRVVFKEDKHTVFVLNFGPGQQLPVHKHPGASVYILLLEGSGIITADGREISVSQGDVVQISGDEDFSYRSGEGSNSSLYVTLINIPGEQYAQNI; encoded by the coding sequence ATGGAGAAGAAAGAACTTATTCAATTTCAGGAATACCAGACGGACCGATTCACAAAGCGCGTTGTATTTAAAGAAGACAAGCATACGGTTTTTGTCTTGAACTTTGGACCGGGGCAGCAATTGCCCGTTCATAAGCATCCCGGAGCCAGCGTGTACATTCTTCTTCTTGAAGGCAGCGGAATAATAACAGCCGATGGACGAGAAATCTCCGTATCGCAAGGAGATGTGGTTCAGATATCGGGAGATGAAGATTTCTCTTACCGAAGCGGCGAAGGCTCCAATTCGAGTTTGTATGTAACGTTGATCAACATCCCGGGCGAGCAATACGCACAGAACATCTGA
- a CDS encoding Tex family protein, which translates to MNNVSDEAARRERQMMIGQIAKELGLSERQVGQAAGLLDEGNTIPFIARYRKEMTGELDENSLRDIEERLSYLRSLGERKREVIRIIEEQGKLTDELRGQIVGAVKLQEVEDLYRPYRQKRKTRASVAKEKGLEPLADWIMEQRRGGNPEAEAGKYADPAKGVESVEQALQGAQDIIAESIADDAAVRSWVRQYTASQGILVSEAKDKEQESVYENYYSYREPVHKMPPHRILAINRGERENVLKVGIEVDAACIHAHITRKLIKGPSPVKELLEAVAEDAYKRLIAPSVEREVRGEMTEKGENQAISIFSGNLRSLLLQPPVKGRRVLGVDPAYRTGCKLAVVDETGKLLEVAVTYPTPPHNKKREAAEKFKELIAKYGIQLIVIGNGTGSRETEQFTAETIAEIGDPGLAYLIVNEAGASVYSASKLAQEEFPDLDVAERSAASIARRVQDPLAELVKIEPKAIGVGQYQHDVSQRHLDESLKAVVESAVNHVGVDVNTASPSLLSYVAGINSTIAKNIVKYREENGSFKNRKQLQKVPRLGAKSYEQCIGFLRIPEGENTLDHTPIHPESYDVVSRLFKELGLALSQIGSKELAPVLAAQNPEELAARLDVGVPTLRDILESLQRPGRDPREELPPPIFRTDVLKIEDLAPGMELQGTVRNVIDFGAFVDIGIKNDGLVHISQLSSSFVKHPMDVVSVGDNVTVWVLSVDLKKGRVSLTMRPPRE; encoded by the coding sequence ATGAATAACGTTTCGGATGAAGCAGCGCGCCGTGAGCGGCAGATGATGATCGGCCAGATCGCCAAGGAGCTCGGTTTGTCCGAGAGACAGGTCGGACAGGCGGCTGGGCTGCTGGACGAGGGCAATACGATTCCGTTCATCGCCCGGTATCGCAAGGAGATGACCGGAGAGCTGGACGAGAACTCGCTGCGTGATATTGAAGAACGGCTGAGCTATTTGCGTTCCCTTGGCGAGCGCAAACGTGAAGTCATCCGCATTATCGAGGAGCAGGGCAAGCTTACGGATGAGCTGCGTGGGCAAATAGTTGGAGCGGTCAAGCTTCAGGAAGTGGAAGATTTGTACCGTCCGTACCGCCAGAAGCGCAAGACCCGGGCGAGCGTCGCCAAGGAAAAAGGGCTTGAGCCGCTGGCCGACTGGATCATGGAGCAGCGGCGCGGCGGGAACCCGGAAGCGGAGGCCGGCAAATATGCCGATCCGGCCAAAGGCGTGGAGTCGGTGGAACAGGCCCTGCAAGGAGCACAGGATATTATTGCCGAGTCCATAGCCGACGATGCGGCGGTCCGTTCCTGGGTGCGCCAGTATACGGCTTCACAGGGCATTCTTGTCTCCGAGGCGAAGGACAAGGAGCAGGAATCCGTCTACGAGAATTATTACAGCTACCGCGAGCCGGTCCACAAAATGCCGCCGCACCGCATTCTCGCCATTAACCGCGGGGAGCGGGAGAATGTGCTGAAGGTTGGCATCGAGGTGGATGCGGCCTGTATCCATGCGCATATCACGCGCAAGCTAATCAAAGGCCCATCGCCGGTTAAGGAGCTACTGGAAGCCGTGGCCGAGGATGCCTACAAGCGGCTGATCGCTCCTTCGGTGGAGCGCGAGGTGCGCGGAGAAATGACGGAGAAAGGCGAGAATCAGGCCATCTCGATCTTCTCCGGCAACCTGCGGAGCCTGCTGCTGCAGCCGCCGGTCAAAGGACGCCGGGTGCTCGGCGTCGACCCCGCGTACCGCACCGGCTGCAAGCTGGCGGTCGTCGACGAGACCGGCAAGCTGCTGGAGGTGGCGGTAACTTACCCGACGCCGCCGCATAACAAGAAACGCGAGGCGGCGGAGAAGTTCAAGGAGCTGATTGCCAAGTACGGCATCCAGCTCATCGTCATCGGCAACGGCACCGGCTCGCGGGAGACGGAGCAGTTCACCGCCGAGACCATCGCTGAGATCGGCGATCCCGGGCTGGCCTACCTCATTGTCAATGAGGCCGGGGCCAGCGTGTACTCCGCCTCCAAGCTGGCGCAGGAGGAGTTCCCGGACCTCGATGTGGCCGAGCGCAGCGCCGCATCGATTGCCCGCCGCGTGCAGGACCCGCTCGCGGAGCTGGTCAAGATCGAGCCGAAGGCGATCGGCGTCGGGCAGTATCAGCATGATGTGTCGCAGAGGCATCTGGACGAGAGCCTCAAAGCGGTGGTGGAATCGGCAGTTAACCATGTCGGCGTCGATGTGAATACCGCATCTCCGTCGCTGCTCTCCTACGTGGCGGGAATCAACTCAACCATCGCCAAGAACATCGTCAAATACCGTGAAGAGAACGGCAGCTTCAAGAATCGCAAACAGCTGCAAAAGGTTCCGCGTCTCGGCGCGAAGTCATATGAGCAGTGCATCGGCTTCCTGCGCATTCCGGAAGGCGAGAATACGCTCGATCACACACCGATTCATCCCGAGTCGTATGACGTAGTCAGCCGATTGTTCAAGGAGCTGGGACTTGCGCTGTCGCAGATCGGCAGCAAGGAGCTGGCGCCGGTCCTTGCCGCCCAGAATCCCGAGGAGCTGGCGGCCAGGCTGGACGTCGGCGTGCCGACGCTGCGCGACATTCTGGAGAGCCTTCAGCGTCCCGGGCGCGACCCCCGCGAGGAGCTGCCGCCGCCGATCTTCCGCACCGATGTGCTGAAGATTGAGGATTTGGCGCCGGGTATGGAGCTGCAGGGTACGGTGCGCAATGTCATCGACTTCGGCGCCTTCGTCGATATCGGCATCAAGAATGACGGGCTGGTGCATATTTCCCAGCTTAGTTCAAGCTTCGTCAAGCATCCGATGGACGTCGTGTCCGTCGGCGACAATGTGACCGTCTGGGTTCTCAGCGTCGATCTGAAGAAGGGCCGGGTCAGCCTGACCATGCGCCCGCCGCGCGAATAA
- the hepT gene encoding type VII toxin-antitoxin system HepT family RNase toxin → MLYNKGFLDEKLNRHLKAMVGFRNIAVHDYQAVQIEIVKTIIDKHLTDFTDFTKKLKEYMSR, encoded by the coding sequence ATGCTGTATAACAAGGGATTCCTAGACGAGAAGCTGAATCGCCACCTAAAAGCCATGGTAGGGTTCCGGAACATAGCTGTTCACGACTACCAGGCTGTCCAGATCGAGATTGTCAAAACGATTATCGACAAACACCTAACCGACTTTACGGACTTTACAAAAAAATTGAAAGAATACATGAGCCGTTGA
- a CDS encoding UPF0158 family protein → MDKLTLTEAQLREIVDSYDMQHEGIDTFFNLESKEVVFINNEFSDPEDEELEEEIDEGFGEIWFRLPERFSSDGYRDMEDFVDIVSDERLRERLITSLRGGRGVFRRFKDTLGSNPEELERYYQFVDERNRERVLKWMEAEFDMEIEIIGGEE, encoded by the coding sequence ATGGATAAACTAACTCTAACTGAAGCGCAACTAAGGGAAATTGTCGACAGCTACGATATGCAGCATGAGGGGATCGATACTTTTTTTAATCTGGAGAGCAAGGAGGTTGTCTTCATCAATAATGAATTTTCTGATCCGGAGGACGAGGAATTGGAAGAGGAGATTGATGAGGGGTTCGGCGAAATCTGGTTCCGATTACCAGAACGGTTTTCCAGCGACGGGTACCGGGATATGGAGGATTTTGTAGATATTGTATCGGACGAACGACTGAGAGAGCGGTTGATAACGTCCCTTAGAGGGGGACGCGGGGTTTTTCGCCGCTTTAAAGATACGCTTGGCAGCAACCCTGAGGAACTTGAACGCTACTATCAGTTTGTGGATGAACGCAACCGCGAACGGGTACTAAAGTGGATGGAAGCAGAGTTTGATATGGAGATAGAGATAATAGGCGGGGAAGAGTAA
- a CDS encoding sigma-70 family RNA polymerase sigma factor, with protein MNHPKQDSELAALVLAGSREAYSELYERTITEVYRTVRFLIGESSDTDDVVQEIYIQAYRSLGQYDAARPFRSWLMGVAMRQIRAYRRKRWNHIRLIKKAQQSIIAAYDFSGEVVDKISYRPLITSVERLPFKLKQVVILHYLNEYSQEEIADALGIPLGTVKSRIHAALKKLRSKRSSEILLRGKVEDLHEA; from the coding sequence ATGAATCATCCAAAACAAGATTCGGAGCTCGCAGCGCTTGTGCTTGCCGGCAGCCGTGAAGCGTACAGCGAGCTGTATGAAAGAACAATAACCGAGGTGTATCGAACCGTCCGTTTCCTCATTGGCGAGTCATCCGATACGGATGATGTCGTCCAGGAGATTTATATTCAGGCCTACCGGTCTCTTGGGCAGTATGATGCGGCCCGGCCTTTCCGTTCGTGGCTGATGGGGGTGGCTATGCGGCAGATCCGGGCATACCGGAGAAAGAGGTGGAATCATATCCGCCTGATTAAAAAAGCGCAGCAGAGCATCATCGCGGCTTACGATTTTTCGGGGGAAGTGGTTGATAAAATATCGTACCGTCCCCTGATTACAAGCGTGGAACGCCTTCCGTTCAAGCTGAAGCAGGTCGTGATTCTGCACTATTTGAATGAGTACTCCCAGGAGGAAATTGCGGATGCGCTGGGCATCCCTCTTGGAACGGTAAAATCCCGTATTCACGCCGCTTTAAAGAAGCTGCGCAGCAAGCGGAGCAGCGAGATTTTGCTTAGGGGAAAGGTGGAGGATTTGCATGAAGCTTGA